The sequence CAGCTTGACATTGTGTCTGCTCTTTGAATGAAATAAGTCCACTTCACATTTTATACTCGCATATGTTAGTGTAAATGGTGTTTTTTTCTCCCTTTCATACAGTTATTTGAATTGACTGTTAAGGTAAGTAATGTAAGGATCCTATACCCTGATATGAATTGAATGTATGGTATTTCATCACATCCCTCATTATTCTGTACAAGTATATCCATATTCAATGCAGAcacttattaattttgtttcttttcctttgcTGTTGGGTCAAACGAGATCCAGTGGTTAGCGTGCCGGACTACGGTTTAAGGTTCTATGATTCGCCTCCCATtagcacaaaaaataaaataaagagatCGTGCTATGCACTTTGGTGGTTTAGATAGCATTAACGTAGTGACAGTCAAATCATTCTATTCGATCTGACAAGAGTTTGGCGTCGGTTGACCGTGAATAAATGACTTTGGGAAGTCATTTTAAGCCATTAAGATAAACTATGAGGTTTcattacagtttgttgtttgttattaaatgcaAAGCTCCCAGGGGtgttaaaacccggtttctagtcgtactgagccactggagggcgttGTTGTTACAGTTTTCgtgatttattaaaatttatttctgtacaccatctattatttttacacaatgtaacaagATCCACGGAACGTCTGATTAAATTTTACGCTATCTGCGCAATCAAGTTTTAATGAACATTACGTAAATTACCGAGAAACGAGATAAAATACCGCCACTTCATGGAAGTGTTGGTTGTccaacaacaaaacaagtttcaataataatactgtattctCATATTATTGTTTTTCCTGGAAAAGTAAACCTCAAATTCTCGGTTTCCTTTTATGCCCTAAACTTTTATTTCCTAGCGATCTAGTAACTAGTAAGAATGATTAATGAAATTTCTGGAAAGCCAGTGAAACGTTAAGTTCCAGTATCCGGTTGCCTGTAACAACAGCTTCAAGTCCGCTATGTAGCTCGaaagtaaaggttttaataaaagttatatatatttttttttactcttgttAGCTTATTTTTAACAAGAACGCGTTAACCTCAATAAATAACCAACTCATTTATATGTAACGTAGTTAAACTCCCACTGTGTATCAGAAGATTAATGAACAAAAGGTGTTAGGCCTAACttatattatactgtattatttttaaacacaattaaatcatttttgtcgtgtgcttgtttttttaatttgtcttaGCATATATCTACACGAAGTGCTATCTGTATTCTTTCCACAACAGAGAatcgaatattttatttaagattataTCATATCGTATGTACTTTAATAATTTACGCATATCTcttcataaaactaaaatatttctatatattatttttcatctaaaatgtgtaaaagttaattgaaatataattatctcaAGTATGTCTTTAATCTCATGCATCGTCCAGCTTTCGGCTGAAAAGAAACTTTTtcttgtgtgtgtataaatattattcaactaATAAACTAACTATTAAATCAATTAACTATTGTCCATTAACTTAGTAGTTTTGCagtaaactataaaattaaaaaaaaatcatttaaactaCATGACTGTTTTAACAGTAAAGTTGTCGATGGGAAATGTCTATATAACTATCTATACAACTACAACTGTTTTAACAGTAAAATTGTCGATAGGGAATGTCAGTTTAACCAACTaactacaaaaaattataaacttttaaagagCCATTCAGCAACCATTGAAGAGCTGCACGTGGCCCGCGAGACGCTGGTTGGTCAACCTACCTTCGATGTAGTGCACCTGTATTTCTACCTTGTACAGGGCCTATTCAACTAGGGTTACTGCAGTAATACAAGATACACTTGAGCCTGAAGGAAGAACTTGGATGTCACACGTTGAAACAGGATCTCAGTCATGAGTAGAGCAGTGCATGCCGTGTTCTTGCAGCTAGTCATTTCAACGGTTTTCTGGCGTGACGTGTTCGGCCAAACGTTGGTTCTTACAGATGTGACACCTTGCAGTAAGTATTTGTACAAGTGTCGGAAATTTTTCAATGTATTGTAAAAGTGGATGTTACGTAGCCTGGTTATAGTCCATGTAAGTTTCTgtagtttctctctctctcgaaaaaaaaaaaaaaggtaaaaatgtaCATTGCTCTTAGATATTTCTATGAAACTGTTGATCAAAtctacacagtgggctgtctgtgttgtgcccaccgcAGGCATCTAAATATGGTTTTTAGCACATAAGTTTTccgatttaccgctgagccactgaaggatAACGTTGATCAAACTTAAACAATTATTGTACACTAATCAACATTATTATATACCTGCTGCTTGTATCGTTGAAGTGCAATTCGTAATTGAAAGGCGTTTACTATATCTCTCTAGAAAGTTTCAGTCGATGTTTCTAGATAAATTTTCTGCAGGTTAGCAACTTGAAACATTATCCAAACTTCTTATACAACCTATTAAAAACGACAATCAAGCGTCTCCCATTCCTAAACCTTACCTCAAACAAGAGCACAATTCATACATAATAAAAcacgcagaaaaaaaaaaaaaacggagaGAAACAGCTTATAAAGCATTGTGATAAATGGAGTAATATGTATTAGTTATTCCTGGTAGTTATTTTTAGCGCACACATCCACAACGAGCTATCTGAACTCTGTCCACTGTGGGAAGTCGAATCCCGGAGTTAAGTTGTCCGACTTTGTCAGACGTGTACGCAGGTGTGAAGTGGAACGTTGGCCTTTGTACCCTTGAACAGCATTTCTGCTATTTGTGACTGAAAGTGCGAATGGAAATTAATCTCATCCTACCCTTCGAAAGTTAGGAGAATCagacaataaaatacaaatatacactTTTACTGTGTGTGCTATAAATCAACAGTAATATCCAATGCAAGGCCACATATTATTGTATCTATGTGTTTAATGTATGTGTTGTAAATCAACGGTAAAATCCAATGCAAGGCCACATTGTTGTATCTATATTTTTGCTGTGTGTGCTTTAAATCAACGACAAAATCCAGTGCAAGGCCACATTATATGTACAATTTAGGAAATAGAAAAGCTTCCATAATTGCCTGGACCTTCATGAGAATTGGCCCCTCCGTTCTGAATACCAGTGCCGCTATTAATCAAGTAAACACATTATAAGTCTTCTGGTTAAATTCTGTAAAACGTACTTTTAATTTGTTAACGTGATATTGTGCAATTGTGTAATAATTGTTGTATCAACATTGCTAAAATACACTCTTTGAAAGcatacaaaaacatttacaaaacgtTAGAATTTTTTGCCGTTAGAACTAAGTGGTTACAAAAATGCTATTACTAGCAATAATGCCTCCACGTGCGTTTTTACCTTATGTGGAATATGAAAACACGGAGATAAGTttatttgtagctaagcacaacgTTTCACAATAAgttgtgttctgcctaccactggtaccgaaacccgatttctagtgttcTAATTCTGCAGATAAGCTACAATACCACTTGGGGCACACGGAAATAAATACTGAGTGAGATGGAATGTTTCCCTTCCTGTTGCTGGGTGAAATGGAATATTTCCTttcctttgatagattgtttaggcagagtattcaagacgaaaggtggaagactttcgaaacgtcgtcctctacacttttgtctccacaacaggctattgccgtccattctacaacgTTTCCCTTCCTGTTACTAGGCGAAATGGAATATTTCCTTTTCTGTTACTGGGTAAGATGGAATGTTTCCCTTCTGGTTACTAGGCGAAATGGAATATTTCCTTTCCTGTTACGGGGTGAAATGGAATATTTCTCTTCCTGTTACAAGGCAAGATGGAATATTTCCTGTGAGTAGTGGGGGTGATTAGCAAATAAAACGAAAGTACATAATAGAATTATTATGCTACCTTTTCTGACTTTTATTGGCCCAGCATGGGTTTGTGGTCAAGGCACCCGATTCGCAATTTACGGTTTCCGGGCTTGAACCCCaccaccaaatatgttcgtctTTTTAGCAGTGGGAGGGagattataacgtgacggtcaatcccactattcattcgtaCATAGTAGTCAAAGATTTGGCACTGTGTGCTGTTGATTAGCTGTATTcccttcaaaattagggacgactagctcaggtAGACCTTGAGCAGCTTCattggaaattcaaaacaaacaatttgactTTCGTTCACTCTTTATCAATCATTTCTTACATCACTACTAATCGGCCCGAAAATAGCTCCACACACCCTTGGTACATTTGAATACTTGTAGATAACGTTTAAACCTCTTCTTATGACgttgcatttattattattagcaaaGAATCGCTTGTTAACCTTCTAACTTAAATGAAAAGGAAAGCTGAATATTTAActgatttgttaaaaaaaaacacttttatcacGTAATGTTTGCGTATACTTTATTGTGAAGCTATGCAACAATGACGGATGGTGGGTGCACGTACAGTAGATAACATAGGGACCAAGAAAGTTTCATTGGTAGACTACTCGAAGACGTCAGTCATTCAAGTTTATTGGCAGTTGGTAAAGGCAAATAAAATGTCTGCTGCGAGGTGAAACTGtaaccacaaacaaaaattaacactTATACAGAATGGTCAAGACCAGTTGTTTTCAAACATTCGACCAGCTGATAGAGATGTTTAATCAGGCCAATCTGCGTATAATTCCAACTGTACCATGCGAAGAACATTACGACGAACAAACTAGAAAACTATTGTGTAAACCACTGATATCAGTCATAAAAGATAAATGGTGATGGTATACACCCATATGCAAGGAGAGTGATGTGGTAAGATCTAAGTGTAGTGAACAAAGTGCACCACGAAATGTCACAGCACTACATTAGATAggatagctagaatctcacaccaAGTCAGTAAATCTTTAGATTAATCAAGAACATTcctatacacaaaaaaaaaaaaaattataaaaccacGTTCAGCAACTAAGATCAACGTGTATTCCAATATGTTGCAGTGTTTGCACAAACTTTTTCTGGAGAATGTTAAAGATGTGTCTTCAGACTTTTAAAATACACCAAAAACCTTCCCAAAAAACACACAACCATTCAACTGCAAAGTGGTACAGACGTTGATAGTAAATAAATATCGTTTATTCACGTTAATCACATGAAACAAGTAAATATGCCAgcattgaagaaaataataaaggatTTCAATTAGTTTCTCAAGCAAGTTGTTGCTTGGAATGGGCAGGTAATGCAACTACTGACGCTGAGGGTAAACAGTCAAGTCTGGAACATGATGTATTACTGCACATGAATAAGGAGTGACTCAGTGACAGGGACATATTTGTCTACAAGTTGCAGTATTGACTTGACCTagtagagaaacaaatgatcCGTAGTGCCATGTTCAAAGCTTGTAGGCAAGTGTTTCATTACAAATTGACCATGTATGCGTCtgatttaaaaatacagtatatataagcATTCCAAAACATGTCTCCTAACGGTTGCAATAAGATATTTGTGGACAAGTTCGCTATGGCGCTGCTCAGGGTACTCATGTGGGACCATACGAAAGCTAGAAATATTTCTTCCAGGAAGGGAGCACTAGATAGATGTACCATTTATCATTGTATAATGAAGATTACTGTTCTTTGCACtgtttttggtaaaaataaaatgatttagtttgtttacaaCGGTACTGTTTTCATTTATGAGATACAAGTTTTTCAGTACAATGTCATCGCTAGCCAGTCTATTAACTCGCAAGAAAAGTTGATAAGCTACAAAGTCGTTTCCCGCCTGACCAAATTTCAGTTCACTATAATTAATGTCTGTGTATTCTAACATCGTTTGTGGTGATTCATCTGGAGAACCAGACCTTTATCAGGTGGAGTGGGTGAAGTGCAAAAGATAAGACTCACAATAAGCTACGCCTAAGCACTGATACAATAAGTTGATATCGAAGAATGACATCATCAATAATCTAAGCctaaaaactgatataattagtTAATATTGAATATTGTCTTATATAAGGTGACGGAGACCGCTCCCAAATCCAAGAAATTAGAGTGACGCCATGCAATAAAGAACCCTGTCAAATACCTAGAGGTGAAGTCGTTCGGATGGAAGTGGACTTTATTGCTAGTAAgtttattatgaataattttataattttcctatactttgGATGTTCCTGTGTTTATCCCATATTCACTATTAAGTTTACTTtgtatgttcctgtatattatcctatACGTACTGCTACGTTTACTTTGGATGTTTCTGTGTTTATCCCATATTCACTGTTAAGTTTACTTTGTATGTTTCTGTGTTTATCCCATATTCACTGTTAAGTTTACTTtgtatgttcctgtatattatcctgtacttactgttacgttagtttggatgttcctgtacttactgttacgttagtttggaTTTCCTGTGTTTATCCCATATTCACTGTTAAGTTTACTTTGTATGttcctgtacttactgttacgttagtttggaTTTCCTGTGTTTATCCCATATTCACTGTTAAGTTTACTTtgtatgttcctgtatattatcctgtacttactgttacgttagtttggaTTTCCTGTGTTTATCCCATATTCACTATTAAGTTTACTTtgtatgttcctgtatattatcctgtacttactatTAAGTTTACTTtgtatgttcctgtatattatcctgtacttactgctacgttagtttgtatgttcctgtatattatcctgtacttactgttacgttagtttggatgttcctgtatattatcctgtacttactgttacgttactttggatgttcctgtatattatcctgtacttactgttacgttagtttggatgttcctgtatattatcctgtacttactgttacgttagtttgtatgttcctgtatattatcctgtacttactgttacgttagtttggatgttcctgtatattatcctgtacttactgctacgttagtttgtatgttcctgtatattatcctgtacttactgttacgttagtttgtatgttcctgtatattatcctgtacttactgttacgttactttgtatgttcctgtatattatcctgtacttactgttacgttagtttggaTGTTCCTGTGTTTATCCCATATTCACTATTAAGTTTACTTtgtatgttcctgtatattatcctgtacttactgttacgttagtttggaTTTCCTGTGTTTATCCCATATTCACTATTAAGTTTACTTtgtatgttcctgtatattatcctgtacttactatTAAGTTTACTTtgtatgttcctgtatattatcctgtacttactgctacgttagtttgtatgttcctgtatattatcctgtacttactgttacgttagtttggatgttcctgtatattatcctgtacttactgttacgttactttggatgttcctgtatattatcctgtacttactgttacgttactttggatgttcctgtatattatcctgtacttactgttacgttagtttgtatgttcctgtatattatcctgtacttactgttacgttagtttggatgttcctgtatattatcctgtacttactgttacgttagtttgtatgttcctgtatattatcctgtacttactgttacgttagtttgtatgttcctgtatattatcctgtacttactgttacgttactttgtatgttcctgtatattatcctgtacttactgttacgttagtttgtatgttcctgtatattatcctgtacttactgttacgttagtttgatgttcctgtatattatcctgtacttactgttacgttagtttggatgttcctgtatattatcctgtacttactgttacgttactttggatgttcctgtatattatcctgtacttactgttacgttagtttggatgttcctgtatattatcctgtacttactgttacgttagtttggatgttcctgtatattatcctgtacttactgttacgttagtttggatgttcctgtatattatcctgtacttactgttacgttagtttggatgttcctgtatattatcctgtacttactgttacttACTGttactgtacttactgttacgttagtttggatgttcctgtatattatcctgtacttactgttacgttagtttgtatgttcctgtatattatcctgtacttactgttacgttagtttgtatgttcctgtatattatcctgtacttactgttacgttagtttgtatgttcctgtatattatcctgtacttactgttacgttagtttgtatgttcctgtatattatcctgtacttactgttacgttagtttgtatgttcctgtatattatcctgtacttactgttacgttagtttggatgttcctgtatattatcctgtacttactgttacgttagtttgtatgttcctgtatattatcctgtacttactgttacgttagtttgtatgttcctgtatattatcctgtacttactgttacgttagtttggatgttcctgtatattatcctgtacttactgttacgttagtttgtatgttcctgtatattatcctgtacttactgttacgttagtttgtatgttcctgtatattatcctgtacttactgttacgttagtttgtatgttcctgtatattatcctgtacttactgttacgttagtttgtatgttcctgtatattatcctgtacttactgttacgttagtttggatgttcctgtatattatcctgtacttactgttacgttagtttgtatgttcctgtatattatcctgtacttactgttacgttagtttgtatgttcctgtatattatcctgtacttactgttacgttagtttgtatgttcctgtatattatcctgtacttactgttacgttagtttggatgttcctgtatattatcctgtacttactgttacgttagtttggatgttcctgtatattatcctgtacttactgttacgttagtttggatgttcctgtatattatcctgtacttactgttacgttagtttggatgttcctgtatattatcctgtacttactgttacgttagtttggatgttcctgtatattatcctgtacttactgttacgttagtttggatgttcctgtatattatcctgtacttactgttacgttagtttggatgttcctgtatattatcctgtacttactgttacgttagtttggatgttcctgtatattatcctgtacttactgttacgttagtttggatgttcctgtatattatcctgtacttactgttacgttagtttggatgttcctgtatattatcctgtacttactgttacgttagtttggatgttcctgtatattatcctgtacttactgttacgttagtttggatgttcctgtatattatcctgtacttactgttacgttagtttggatgttcctgtatattatcctgtacttactgttacgttagtttgtatgttcctgtatattatcctgtacttactgttacgttagtttgtatgttcctgtatattatcctgtacttactgttacgttagtttggatgttcctgtatattatcctgtacttactgttacgttagttttgtttgatgttcctgtatattatcctgtacttactgttacgttagtttggatgttcctgtatattatcctgtacttactgttacgttagtttggatgttcctgtatattatcctgtacttactgttacgttagtttgtatgttcctgtatattatcctgtacttactgttacgttagtttgtatgttcctgtatattatcctgtacttactgttacgttagtttgtatgttcctgtatattatcctgtacttactgttacgttagtttgtatgttcctgtatattatcctgtacttactgttacgttagtttgtatgttcctgtatattatcctgtacttactgttacgttagtttgtatgttcctgtatattatcctgtacttactgttacgttagtttgtatgttcctgtatattatcctgtacttactgttacgttagtttgtatgttcctgtatattatcctgtacttactgttacgttagtttggatgttcctgtatattatcctgtacttactgttacgttagtttgtatgttcctgtatattatcctgtacttactgttacgttagtttgtatgttcctgtatattatcctgtacttactgttacgttagtttgtatgttcctgtatattatcctgtacttactgttacgttagtttgtatgttcctgtatattatcctgtacttactgttacgttagtttggatgttcctgtatattatcctgtacttactgttacgttagtttggatgttcctgtatattatcctgtacttactgttacgttagtttggatgttcctgtatattatcctgtacttactgttacgttagtttggatgttcctgtatattatcctgtacttactgttacgttagtttggatgttcctgtatattatcctgtacttactgttacgttagtttggatgttcctgtatattatcctgtacttactgttacgttagtttggatgttcctgtatattatcctgtacttactgttacgttagtttggatgttcctgtatattatcctgtacttactgttacgttagtttgtatgttcctgtatattatcctgtacaTCTTCTCTTCTGAGTTAGCATTTTGAATTTTACTATAAGAAACTTAACGAAGCCTAAGATCTCTAAGGGTTAATAATTAAATCTATGTGcagtattaatgttttaattcacCCAAGGGTTGTTTGCGCTAATCGTTAATAAATCAGTTAAGTGTAACTTCTACAATACATTGTCTGATCGGATAATGATATGTGAACCTTTAACCTCCCAAAGCTGGCACACTTAGAAATAGGCCGCTTAAAGATCAGTAGATACTGTTTTATACAAATTGTTATGTCCATATATTAACGAAATCTAGCTTT comes from Tachypleus tridentatus isolate NWPU-2018 chromosome 12, ASM421037v1, whole genome shotgun sequence and encodes:
- the LOC143233227 gene encoding uncharacterized protein LOC143233227 isoform X2; this encodes MSRAVHAVFLQLVISTVFWRDVFGQTLVLTDVTPCSDGDRSQIQEIRVTPCNKEPCQIPRGEVVRMEVDFIANQNSKQPQITVNARWMLEGEAGPLFCFLAPVSVV